A stretch of DNA from Yoonia sp. G8-12:
AGATAGTTGAGCACGCTGCGCGGCGACCCGGGGCTTTTGACCGCCCGAACAACATCAGGGCGCTGGCGAAAACTTTCGGGTGTCAGTTCAGAGTTGGACAAGCGTCTTTCCTTCTATCGTCCGTCAGGAAGGTTTCTGGCCGTTCAATCGCCAATCCCTGATAACGGTAATGTCGCAGGCGAGAGTTGATCCCGCCTGCTTGGTTGCAGCTCATGGGCTCCACATTGCGCGGTTGGTTCTGTTCGCCGGTAGCGCCGCGCTCAGTTGTCGAAACCGGTGAACATACCGTTGGTGTTGGCAAGTCCTTCGGTTGGAACGGGCTGGATCACGTCCCAATGCTCGACGATCATGCCCCCGTCCATGCGGAACAGGTCGTAGAAGGCATGCGTCTGGCCGCTCCATTCGCCCTCGCTCACCGTCAGGACGAAATTGCCTTCGCCCAGCACCGCGTGGATTTCGGTGTAGACGAACATGTTGTTCTGGGCAGTCAGCGCCTCCACGGCTGCGATGATGCCGTCCAGCCCGTCCGCGATCATGGGGTTGTGCTGGGCATAGCTTTCGGCGCTGATGTACTCGGTGATCTTGGCGGGGTCGCGGCCCATCAGCACGTCTTCGATCAACGCGACAGCCAGAGCCTTGTTTTCCTCGGTCTTGTCCAGATCGGCGACTTCCGTCGGGCCGTCGGTTTGCGTCCTGCCGCTGGCGGTTTCCGCCACCAGGGGCTGCAACGCATCCCAGTGTTCCGCGACCTTGCCGTTCTCATCCACCCGGATGATGTCGAACGACACCATCTCATCGGCGCCGAACGGCGCGGCATTGCGCCAGATATTGTGCATAAAGACATAGTTGCCGTCTTCGAACATGCGGATGTTTTCAGCCGTGGTCCCGGCCTCGGCCAGCACCGGCAGAAGCTCAATGAACGGCTCCAGCCCTGTCGGAATGAAGGGGTTGTGCTGGATGTAGTCGGGGTTCGCCAGCTCACGCATGGTGTCGGCGTCCCCTTGCAGAACGGCGCCCAGAAATGCGCCCACGATTTCCTTGTTGGACATGCTACCTTCGGCAAATGCGCCGGTGGCAACGATGGTGGCGGCGGCTGCGGCCAGGATGGTCTTGGTCATGGTCGGTATCCTTTGGTTTTGAGTATGATGGTTCAATTGAACGCCAGCGGCGCTCAGGCGTCGGCACCGCCCAGAACGGTGTCGAGTTGCATTTCCTTGAGAAGCGCGTCCTGACGCGGCTGGGTGAAGGCGTTCACCTCATCCACGTCCCAGGTGATCCCGACGACGGTCCGCGTGGGGCGCTTGCCGGGGGCGGCATCGGCGAGGGCGAGATAGGCATCGACCACCAGTTGGGGGTCGGGGGCCTGATCGCTGGCCAGCATGTCGGCAAAACCCGCGACCATATTGGTTGGCACGTCCTTCAGATCGCCATACCCATCCAGAACATCGGTGCGCGCCGGCGGCTTTCCGGCCGCGAGCAAGTTGGACGGGAAAGGCCCGGGTTCGACCAGTGCGACGTCGACGCCAAATGGCGCAACCTCGTAACGCAGGCTTTGGCTGTAGGCCTCTAGCGCGTGTTTCGTGGCGCAATAGGTGCCGAAGTAGGGCACCGACACCCGGCCCGCGATGGAACTGGTGTTGATGATAAGACCGTTACCTGCCGCGCGCATCGACGGCAGCACCGCCTGCATGGCGCGGATGGCCCCGAAATAGTTGGTGCCCATCTGCTCTTGAGCCTGCGCGACGCTGTAGGCCTCGGTCATGCCGATATACATGATACCCGCATTGTTGATCAGGATGTCGACAGCCCCCTCGGCGAGGATAAGGGCGAAGCAGTCGGCCACCGACCTGTCGCTTGTGACGTCCATCTCTGTGATGGAGATCTGTGATGAATACGCCTCAAGCTCGGCCTTCTTGGCCGCGTTACGCCCATCGGCATCGCGCATCGTGCCCCAGACCCGGTCCCCCCGATCTGCAAAGGCGCGCACCGCCGCCGCGCCAAAGCCGCTGCTGGCCCCTGTGATGACGATCGTTCTTCCTATCTTTGCCATATGTCACTCTCTTGGTTGCAAGGTGTGTTACCAAGTGGTACGAATATCTGATACATGCCGTCAAG
This window harbors:
- a CDS encoding nuclear transport factor 2 family protein → MTKTILAAAAATIVATGAFAEGSMSNKEIVGAFLGAVLQGDADTMRELANPDYIQHNPFIPTGLEPFIELLPVLAEAGTTAENIRMFEDGNYVFMHNIWRNAAPFGADEMVSFDIIRVDENGKVAEHWDALQPLVAETASGRTQTDGPTEVADLDKTEENKALAVALIEDVLMGRDPAKITEYISAESYAQHNPMIADGLDGIIAAVEALTAQNNMFVYTEIHAVLGEGNFVLTVSEGEWSGQTHAFYDLFRMDGGMIVEHWDVIQPVPTEGLANTNGMFTGFDN
- a CDS encoding SDR family oxidoreductase codes for the protein MAKIGRTIVITGASSGFGAAAVRAFADRGDRVWGTMRDADGRNAAKKAELEAYSSQISITEMDVTSDRSVADCFALILAEGAVDILINNAGIMYIGMTEAYSVAQAQEQMGTNYFGAIRAMQAVLPSMRAAGNGLIINTSSIAGRVSVPYFGTYCATKHALEAYSQSLRYEVAPFGVDVALVEPGPFPSNLLAAGKPPARTDVLDGYGDLKDVPTNMVAGFADMLASDQAPDPQLVVDAYLALADAAPGKRPTRTVVGITWDVDEVNAFTQPRQDALLKEMQLDTVLGGADA